The genomic window AAGGTCAAGAGACACCATAACAGCACCATTAAAGTAATCTGTTGGACATTTTTTGAGCTTTTTTGGGTAAAATTAGGAAGAAAACTCAATAGGGCCAGCTCCTCTGAGTGGCAGCTATGGgaaatacaattataaaagTAGCCATATCATTACACAATTGCCATGACAACCACCACAGTAAAACAACCACAACATTCAAAATGTTCTAATAAAGCATTTTATCACCTATATCAAACAGAAATCCACACAAGAAACGCTAAACCATTGCTGACCATCTGTCTGTATGGTTTACAGACATGAGGTAGAGCTGATGAGTCGTACCTGCTCGATGAATGGCCTCTATTATTCTATTTGGTTGTAGAAGTATCATCTTCCATTGGCAAAGATCATTGCGTATTAACACAATGTGTTATTATTGGTAAGTTTATTGAAAtgtaaatgcagaggacaaggTGACCTAGATTTTTATCAGTAGAGAAAGGGCATGAATTCTGCTTGTGTGGAAGTAGGGAAAGAATCATTTCTTTGTTAAAAGTAAATCACTGGAAGAGGAGACAGGTGCTTGAAGATATACACACTGATATGGTACAACTTAAAAGTAAAATATGAGTAATTTTAAAGGACACTCCTTTTATTAATCAATTGGGAAGTGAAATGATTGTGCTTCGTATAAGCCAAATGACagttaaaatggaaaaatggCTTTGAGAACTTGCAGTTGCCATAACATTCAAGACATGATGCCACAACATGAACTGACGTCATACATAACAGTTCCTCCAATGTAACAATTTCAATGTACAGAGTTTTTTAAAAcgatacaaaaataaaaacagttttagTATGGTTTagtgttgtttacattaacGATGTAAATACTGTAAGCATAAATAGAACACACAATTCAAGCacaaattatattattgtgaaacactgattgataaATAGTTTTTGATAAAGAAATAGGGATTAATTTCtccattaaataatacaaatgtaCCTCATTACAAAACCTATTCCAACCAAGTGTTTAGCAAATGCTCTGCATGAATaccttcatttatttaaaaaatcttaaatgcTATAAAGTAATATATCATAGCTGCATATTAACAATACTTAATATCTTCctcagcaaaacaaaaaagcatcAAATTAATTTATACAATACAATCAACACTACTTCACTTCTGAAGATCTACCCAAACTAGGCAACATTAACAAACAGCAGAATTGTTAATAATGTCACTACATAGGGTACACTTGTACAAAAAAACCTAATGAAACAGCACACCTATGAAATTGCATCACATTTAAAAGACGAAATTCAATCCGTCGCTGTTGTTTTATTGTCTTCAACCAATTGGCGGAAATGAAACGTTGCACCATTTTCGCTCAGTCTCTCAAGCCAAGGTAAAGCTCTGCTGAGTTGTAATTTTTCTAAGTTTTCCAGATGCCCAGCAGAAATTGACAGGTGAGGTATGGCACCATTCTGAATTACAGGTATTTCATTTGTCCTCACACCCAATTCACTAGCGAGAGAGGTATACTGGCTCCAGAGACCTATGGAGTTCCCGTTACGCACTTTATCCACAACATCTTTTGGGGGAGCATCTTGAAATCGCTCAGAATTGGATCTAAGGAATGTACCATCAAGCCTGCGACCTCGTCGGGCTGGAGAACTGCTCCACATGTGAGTTCCCATATGAACCTAGATGGAAAACAGGATGGAAATTGCAAGTAGATAGTTGGTCATAAGGTATCTGGGAAAAAACAACTGATTCGATACATAGCAACACAATACAAACTGGCAATCAGTGATGGAACACCTTTAACAACCTTGAAATGGTGTACCTTCAAATTTCCTTTAGTGGTAAATGCACGTCCACATATGTTGCAGGCAAAGGGTTTCTCACCAGTGTGGGTTCTTTCATGAATCTGCAGTGCACTTGAAGAAGAGAAGGTCTTCCCACATGTGTGACAGAAGTGCTGTTTAGCTGTTCGTCGAAGTGGTGTTGCTGGTAATGTTGGTGTAGAGAGTACAGGTAATGTGGAAGCTGTTGAACTAACTATACCAGTGGTTGAATCTTTAGGATCTTTTTTAATGAGCCCATTGTGTTCAATTCTTTTAATTGGTTCCATGGAGGGTAGAAACTGGTTTGGTGGGAAAATTAGGATCTGATTTGATGGCTCAAACAACTGTGAAGGTAAGTCTCGCATCTGGTGAGTAAGCATGTGCTGTTTAAGGTTACCCTTGGTTGAGAACCCTCTGTTGCACGCAGTGCAGATGAATGGGCGCTCTTTGGTGTGACTACGATAGTGAATATCCAAAGCACTTTGACAGGCAAACGTCTTGTTGCAAATATCACAAACATTGTTTTTTAGGGATCCCCGCTCATTGAAAGGTAAAATCATGGTCATGCTATCTTTTGGGATATCTCCAGATGTTTCGTCAAGTAAACTACACACTGTAAGATTAGGCTGTAGGCTTGAGTGGTTTGATTCAGGAGATTTCAGGTTTCGGTCAGTTGTAGTGTATCCTTGCATTTCATAAGCAGAGCAATTGGGGGACGAAGGGTTCCAGGAGGGTTTTGTTTCAGTGATGGTCGAAATCCTCCTTAAACTCTCATGGTCCCTATTTAGTGAAGATGATCTCTGGGTTAAGCAGTCTCTATCCACTGATCCATTCCTCATAGTCAACTTATTGATGTTTGACAAATTCTCCACATCTGTGATCTGACTCTCTGACTCAGTTCCTCTGGCAAACACAGAGGAAGCAGTTGAAGAACATAGACTGTCTGGTAAAGAGTCTTGGTATTTTGAATCAGATACACCTTCCATAATGTCTATGTCCTCATTGGGGAAGGCATCCACTTCCAAGGTCCTACCATCTACAGAGTCAGTGTCCTGGTCCATGGGTTCTGCACAGCTATCTTGCAGGGGTACATTAGGGATGTGGCCACCCATATGCATGTGGATATGCTGCTGTAGAACCATTGCATTTGTAAACTTTTCTTGGCATATGGGGCAAGAATGTTGTATTCTAAGAGGTGGCATGGAACGATGAATGCTATAGTGTGTCTTCAGATTGCCCTTAGTTGTAAAAGCCCGTCCACACACTCTGCATTTGAATGGCCTCTCTCCAGTATGGGTGCGGTAATGCATTTTAAGGGCACTTTGACAGCTAAGAACCCGGTGGCAGATTCCACACTCATTAGGGTCAGTAGACCTCTTGTCAATGTTCTCCACCAACTGCTCCAGCTTTGAAGTCTCAGATGCTCCAGGGGGATTTGGAAGACTTCCAAAAAGAAATTTGGTTTCAAGCTGCTCCGATTTTAGCTCAGTTATTAAGTTTGTATTGACAGAGGTATTAATAGCAATGTCGTATTTTGAACCTTCCCCTGAGGAGCTTAGTAAGGTAGCGATGGTCAAGGGTTGTGTAACCTCTTGAAATTTCTCATTTGAGGTTTGAGGAGGACTACTACCAAACTGCCCATTACTTCTCTCACACACCTCACTGACAACAGGACTATGAGGTTTGGTTATTGATACACTTTCCTCCTCTTTTTTAATGATGGGTCGAAGACTTGGCAAAGATGATGGAAGCATAAAGCCAAGTGAGTTGCCCACTAAAGGTTTACTATCCAACCAGTTAGGAGCAGGATTCTCAGGAGGCAGAGACATGCCAAATGGAATACCTGTGCTGGTTAGGACATTATCTAAATGCTCTGGAACCGGATAAGGATTCATTACTATGTTAGGATACTTCTCCTTGTGACGTTGGAAATGGACTTTGAGATTTCCACGGGTGGAAAATCGATTCCCACATATGTTACATTTGTAGGGTCGCTCTCCAGTGTGAGACCGTAGGTGTATTTGCAAAGCACTATCACTTCCAAATACTTTGGCACAGAACCTGCATTTGTGCTTGAATATACAATCTTCAGATTGCCTCTTGTGTTCACATAAACTCACATTGAGAGGTTTGACTTTCCTATGTTGGGCGAGGGCAGTCAAAGCATTCAGGTCCTCTACAATTGCCCCAATACTAGGCAAGGAGTTTTCAAACTTATGAAAGCTGTTTTGTTTATGGGGCAATTTGAGTTTGTTTAGAATCCCATCAGCAAATGAAGCAGGAGATGGTGAAGGTGTTTTTAAATTAGCTGTGCCATCAACTTTATCACTGACTGTGTTACCTTGCAAAGATCGATTACTACACCGTTCACTACCAACCTTTGATGGCAAAGGGTTGTCTCTATTTTTATCAGCCATTTGGGAGTTTCCTTTTTCACCTCTTAAACCATCTTGGTTGTTTTGTGAAATAACATGTTTAGACTGATTTGCATTAGCAGTTAGGTTTTCCACTAGCCCAGCAGCTGCTGTGAGTTGCTCTGAGAGGTGTGAGCTGAGTTTTATCAGTGAACTGGTTTGAGACAGACCATTGTAGGTGTTTGTGGCCAAAGGTGTATCAGAATTTTGGGTTACTAATAACGTTATTTGGTGTCGAATTTCTTCTATTAGTTTTAGTTGCTGCACCTGCTGTTCCTGCAGTGATAACAGCTGCTCAACCAAACTAGAGGAGGCCATTTTGATGTTGCTAGAGTTCCTGCAACTTGTCTTTGGATACAAACTAGTTTCCTGTGAGAACTGAGCAACAGCAACTTTGGTGTTTTCTAGGTTCTCAATAAAGACATTGCTATTAATGGCTGATAATTTACATAACTCAAGTAAAGTACTCTCATGAGGTAGTAAAGGTGAGTATGCAGAGCTAAAGCCATCAGCATAGTTTTCGTTATCATGATGTAAATTAGACTTTTTGGCAACATCATGACTGCTGTTTTCAAATATGTGTAAGGATTCGTCTACATCCACTGATATTTTGCCATTAGAAAAGTCACAATGTTCCTCTGTGCTGTCATTACTTGTCACTCCATTCAAATGCTCCTCAGTGTTGGAGAAAGATGAATTGATTGTGAGGCCAGAAGGTGGAGAATCTAGGCTTTCGTTTTCACTTACTATTAGAACTAACTGGTCTTTTGAACAGTCTTTCTGATGTTGATAGAGGTCTGTTATACTGGAAAATTCAGCACAGCATTGTTCACACATATGGACATCATGGGATGGAGTGTGGTCATTCACCATCATATGATctagaaaaaaatcattttgtatATTAGAGCATATTACATAGCAACTTAAtgtaaacttaaagggttagttcaaatttggactaaacctcttaattcatatggattagttttacgatctctttatgaactttttgaagcgtcaaagtggtagttgcgtagactgccaatggagggacagaaattgctcagatttcattaataatattttaatttgtgtttcgaagataaactaaagtcttacgggtttggaacgaaactagggtgagttaatgatgacagaatttgcaattctgggtgaactaaccctttaaaacttaGCAAAAGACAACACAGTGGCATTCTTCTTAACAGACTTAACACAATACATGACTTTGTcacaaa from Chanodichthys erythropterus isolate Z2021 chromosome 24, ASM2448905v1, whole genome shotgun sequence includes these protein-coding regions:
- the sall1b gene encoding sal-like protein 1 codes for the protein MSRRKQAKPQYVLIDHMMVNDHTPSHDVHMCEQCCAEFSSITDLYQHQKDCSKDQLVLIVSENESLDSPPSGLTINSSFSNTEEHLNGVTSNDSTEEHCDFSNGKISVDVDESLHIFENSSHDVAKKSNLHHDNENYADGFSSAYSPLLPHESTLLELCKLSAINSNVFIENLENTKVAVAQFSQETSLYPKTSCRNSSNIKMASSSLVEQLLSLQEQQVQQLKLIEEIRHQITLLVTQNSDTPLATNTYNGLSQTSSLIKLSSHLSEQLTAAAGLVENLTANANQSKHVISQNNQDGLRGEKGNSQMADKNRDNPLPSKVGSERCSNRSLQGNTVSDKVDGTANLKTPSPSPASFADGILNKLKLPHKQNSFHKFENSLPSIGAIVEDLNALTALAQHRKVKPLNVSLCEHKRQSEDCIFKHKCRFCAKVFGSDSALQIHLRSHTGERPYKCNICGNRFSTRGNLKVHFQRHKEKYPNIVMNPYPVPEHLDNVLTSTGIPFGMSLPPENPAPNWLDSKPLVGNSLGFMLPSSLPSLRPIIKKEEESVSITKPHSPVVSEVCERSNGQFGSSPPQTSNEKFQEVTQPLTIATLLSSSGEGSKYDIAINTSVNTNLITELKSEQLETKFLFGSLPNPPGASETSKLEQLVENIDKRSTDPNECGICHRVLSCQSALKMHYRTHTGERPFKCRVCGRAFTTKGNLKTHYSIHRSMPPLRIQHSCPICQEKFTNAMVLQQHIHMHMGGHIPNVPLQDSCAEPMDQDTDSVDGRTLEVDAFPNEDIDIMEGVSDSKYQDSLPDSLCSSTASSVFARGTESESQITDVENLSNINKLTMRNGSVDRDCLTQRSSSLNRDHESLRRISTITETKPSWNPSSPNCSAYEMQGYTTTDRNLKSPESNHSSLQPNLTVCSLLDETSGDIPKDSMTMILPFNERGSLKNNVCDICNKTFACQSALDIHYRSHTKERPFICTACNRGFSTKGNLKQHMLTHQMRDLPSQLFEPSNQILIFPPNQFLPSMEPIKRIEHNGLIKKDPKDSTTGIVSSTASTLPVLSTPTLPATPLRRTAKQHFCHTCGKTFSSSSALQIHERTHTGEKPFACNICGRAFTTKGNLKVHMGTHMWSSSPARRGRRLDGTFLRSNSERFQDAPPKDVVDKVRNGNSIGLWSQYTSLASELGVRTNEIPVIQNGAIPHLSISAGHLENLEKLQLSRALPWLERLSENGATFHFRQLVEDNKTTATD